One genomic region from Amycolatopsis sp. FBCC-B4732 encodes:
- the thrC gene encoding threonine synthase — protein MTATLGTTSTTKTPDLGPAVELVSKEEGHRQPLAPEFVSAEDFSPLEVAYDFGRVRREDIEAGPENIWRYKKLLPVPSNVEEIPNTEPGATRLVRADRLAKELGLKRLWVKDDTGNPTHSFKDRVVAVALAAAREFGFEVLACPSTGNLANATAAAAARAGWRSVVLIPKSLERAKILTTAVYDGDLVAVDGNYDDVNRLATELAGEHPKWAFVNVNVRPYYSEGSKTLAFEVAEQLGWRIPSQIVVPIASGSQLTKVDKGFRELGQLGLVDASPYKVFGAQATGCSPVSAAFRAGHDVVQPVKPDTIARSLAIGNPADGPYVLDVVNRTGGAIEDVTDEEVVEGIRLLARTEGIFTETAGGVTVATAKKLIETGKLDPDAETVLLITGDGLKTLDAIENHVGPKAIVPPSAAAVNEALGY, from the coding sequence ATGACCGCAACCCTCGGCACGACCTCCACCACCAAGACCCCGGACCTCGGTCCCGCCGTCGAACTGGTGTCGAAGGAAGAGGGCCACCGGCAGCCGCTCGCCCCCGAATTCGTCTCCGCCGAAGACTTCTCGCCGCTCGAGGTCGCCTACGACTTCGGCCGCGTCCGCCGCGAAGACATCGAGGCCGGCCCCGAGAACATCTGGCGCTACAAGAAACTCCTTCCGGTTCCGTCCAACGTCGAAGAGATCCCCAACACCGAGCCGGGCGCGACCCGCCTGGTCCGCGCCGACCGCCTCGCCAAGGAACTCGGCCTCAAGCGCCTGTGGGTCAAGGACGACACCGGCAACCCGACGCACTCGTTCAAGGACCGCGTCGTCGCCGTCGCGCTGGCCGCGGCCCGCGAGTTCGGCTTCGAGGTGCTCGCGTGTCCGTCGACCGGCAACCTGGCCAACGCGACGGCCGCCGCCGCGGCCCGCGCCGGCTGGCGGTCGGTCGTGCTGATCCCGAAGTCCCTCGAGCGTGCCAAGATCCTCACCACCGCCGTGTACGACGGCGACCTCGTCGCGGTCGACGGCAACTACGACGACGTCAACCGCCTCGCCACCGAGCTGGCCGGCGAGCACCCGAAGTGGGCGTTCGTGAACGTGAACGTCCGGCCGTACTACTCGGAAGGCTCGAAGACGCTGGCCTTCGAGGTCGCCGAGCAGCTCGGCTGGCGCATCCCCTCGCAGATCGTCGTGCCGATCGCCTCCGGTTCGCAGTTGACCAAGGTGGACAAGGGTTTCCGTGAGCTGGGCCAGCTCGGCCTCGTGGACGCCAGCCCGTACAAGGTGTTCGGCGCCCAGGCCACCGGCTGCTCGCCGGTGTCGGCCGCGTTCCGCGCCGGCCACGACGTCGTCCAGCCGGTGAAGCCGGACACCATCGCCCGCTCGCTGGCGATCGGCAACCCGGCCGACGGCCCCTACGTGCTCGACGTCGTCAACCGCACCGGTGGCGCGATCGAGGACGTCACCGACGAAGAGGTCGTCGAAGGCATCCGCCTGCTGGCCCGCACCGAAGGCATCTTCACCGAGACGGCCGGCGGCGTCACCGTCGCCACGGCGAAGAAGCTGATCGAGACGGGCAAGCTGGACCCGGACGCGGAGACCGTCCTGCTGATCACCGGCGACGGCCTCAAGACCCTCGACGCGATCGAGAACCACGTGGGCCCCAAGGCGATCGTGCCCCCGTCGGCCGCCGCCGTGAACGAGGCACTCGGCTACTGA
- the holA gene encoding DNA polymerase III subunit delta: MTAQATAPAPLHLVLGDEELLIERAVRETLAAARAMDATAELTRVRVSDLTAPELAELVSPSLFSEGRVIVLESAQDISQELADAVASYLKDPAEGVVLVVVHTGGGRSKAGKTLPASLKKAGAEITECPKLTKPAEREQFVRHEVRRAGGKIDPAGVAALIDAVGSDLRELSSAANQLVADTGGTIDTDAVHRYHRGRADVTGFAVAEKAVSGDRSAALESLRWAMQLGVPHVLVADALADAVRTIARVSGAGRGNPNQLAGELGMPPWKIRKAQGQSRGWNQDGLATAMRVVARLNAEVKGVAADPGYALERAVLEVAAAKGDR; the protein is encoded by the coding sequence GTGACCGCGCAAGCCACCGCCCCGGCCCCGCTGCACCTGGTGCTGGGTGACGAAGAACTGCTGATCGAGCGGGCCGTCCGCGAGACGCTGGCCGCCGCCCGCGCGATGGACGCCACGGCCGAGCTGACCCGGGTCCGGGTGTCCGATCTCACAGCCCCCGAGCTGGCCGAACTGGTGAGCCCGTCGCTGTTCAGCGAGGGCCGCGTGATCGTCCTCGAATCGGCGCAGGACATCTCGCAGGAGCTGGCCGACGCCGTCGCGTCCTACCTGAAGGACCCCGCGGAGGGGGTCGTGCTCGTCGTCGTCCACACCGGTGGCGGCCGCAGCAAGGCGGGCAAGACGCTCCCGGCGTCGCTGAAGAAGGCCGGGGCCGAGATCACGGAGTGCCCGAAGCTGACGAAGCCGGCCGAGCGCGAGCAGTTCGTGCGGCACGAGGTGCGCCGGGCGGGCGGCAAGATCGACCCGGCCGGGGTCGCCGCGCTGATCGACGCCGTGGGCTCCGACCTGCGCGAACTGTCCTCGGCGGCCAACCAGCTGGTGGCCGACACGGGCGGGACGATCGACACCGACGCGGTCCACCGGTACCACCGCGGCCGCGCCGACGTGACCGGGTTCGCGGTCGCGGAGAAGGCCGTCAGCGGCGACCGCTCGGCGGCGCTGGAGTCGTTGCGCTGGGCGATGCAGCTGGGGGTCCCGCACGTCCTGGTGGCGGACGCGCTGGCCGACGCGGTCCGCACGATCGCGCGCGTCTCGGGGGCCGGGCGCGGCAACCCGAACCAGCTGGCGGGTGAGCTGGGCATGCCGCCGTGGAAGATCCGCAAGGCGCAGGGCCAGTCCCGCGGGTGGAACCAGGACGGCCTGGCCACGGCCATGCGGGTGGTCGCACGGCTGAACGCCGAGGTCAAGGGCGTGGCGGCGGACCCGGGCTACGCGCTGGAGCGCGCTGTCCTCGAGGTCGCGGCGGCCAAGGGCGACCGCTGA
- the rpsT gene encoding 30S ribosomal protein S20, giving the protein MANIKSQIKRITTNEKARQRNQAIRSSVKTAIRKVREAADAGDKAKATELQRDAAQKLDKAVSKGVIHANQAANKKSALAKRVNAL; this is encoded by the coding sequence ATGGCCAACATCAAGTCGCAGATCAAGCGCATCACCACGAACGAGAAGGCGCGTCAGCGCAACCAGGCGATCCGGTCCTCGGTGAAGACCGCGATCCGCAAGGTCCGCGAAGCGGCCGACGCCGGCGACAAGGCCAAGGCCACGGAGCTGCAGCGCGACGCCGCCCAGAAGCTGGACAAGGCCGTCTCGAAGGGCGTCATCCACGCCAACCAGGCCGCCAACAAGAAGTCGGCGCTGGCCAAGCGCGTCAACGCGCTCTGA
- a CDS encoding DMT family transporter: MNATALSLVLVAAVVHAAWNLAAKRISSGGTQFVWLYYTVGAVVLLPITVVQLVVEADRPQWSWLLAGFVTSVLHIAYGIVLQRGYRVGDLSVVYPVARGTGPLLSVLAAVLVLGERPGWLGLVGAFLVIAGVLVISTGRGGGDPRARRAGIGYGLLTGAVIAGYTLWDAHSVTGLGVPPVVYFGLGSILQSVLLVPGALAGRAEVTRIWREQRREVLVVGLLSPVAYILVLFALTMAPVSLVAPARELSIVLGGLAAWLVLGERDAVRRLAGSVLVLSGIAAIAAA; encoded by the coding sequence GTGAACGCCACCGCCCTGTCCCTCGTCCTCGTCGCCGCCGTGGTGCACGCCGCGTGGAACCTCGCCGCCAAGCGGATCTCCTCCGGGGGCACGCAGTTCGTCTGGCTCTACTACACCGTCGGCGCGGTCGTGCTGCTGCCGATCACGGTGGTGCAGCTCGTCGTCGAAGCGGACCGTCCACAGTGGAGCTGGCTGCTCGCCGGGTTCGTCACCTCGGTGCTGCACATCGCCTACGGGATCGTGCTGCAACGCGGCTACCGCGTCGGTGACCTGTCCGTCGTGTACCCGGTCGCCCGGGGCACCGGACCGCTGCTGTCGGTGCTGGCCGCCGTCCTGGTGCTGGGTGAACGCCCCGGGTGGCTCGGTCTCGTCGGTGCGTTCCTGGTCATCGCCGGGGTACTGGTGATCAGCACCGGCCGTGGCGGCGGTGACCCGCGGGCCCGCCGGGCCGGGATCGGCTACGGGCTGCTGACCGGGGCCGTCATCGCCGGGTACACGCTCTGGGACGCGCACTCGGTGACCGGTCTCGGCGTGCCGCCGGTCGTCTACTTCGGCCTCGGCTCGATCCTGCAGAGCGTGCTGCTCGTGCCCGGTGCGCTGGCCGGCCGCGCCGAAGTGACGCGGATCTGGCGCGAGCAGCGCCGCGAGGTGCTCGTGGTCGGGCTGCTCTCGCCGGTCGCCTACATCCTCGTCCTGTTCGCCCTCACGATGGCGCCGGTCAGCCTGGTCGCACCCGCCCGCGAGCTGAGCATCGTGCTCGGCGGCCTCGCCGCGTGGCTGGTGCTGGGCGAACGCGACGCCGTGCGGCGGCTCGCCGGCTCGGTGCTCGTGCTGTCCGGCATCGCCGCGATTGCGGCCGCCTGA
- a CDS encoding VOC family protein: MEVLKSRLIIRPRDAAATTAFYRDTLGLAVEREFPGGTVFFLGHGSLEVSGEGETGSSPDLVLWLQVRDLAGALADLEAKGLEPVRDAQREPWGLDEAWIADPDGTRIVLVEVPEGHPIRTDTR, translated from the coding sequence ATGGAAGTCCTGAAGAGCAGGCTGATCATCCGCCCGCGCGACGCCGCCGCGACCACCGCGTTCTACCGCGACACCCTGGGCCTGGCCGTCGAGCGCGAATTCCCCGGCGGCACCGTGTTCTTCCTCGGGCACGGCTCCCTGGAGGTCTCCGGCGAGGGCGAGACGGGCTCGTCGCCCGATCTGGTGCTCTGGCTGCAGGTCCGCGACCTGGCCGGCGCCCTCGCCGACCTCGAGGCCAAGGGCCTGGAACCGGTCCGGGACGCCCAGCGCGAGCCCTGGGGCCTGGACGAGGCCTGGATCGCCGACCCGGACGGCACGCGGATCGTCCTGGTCGAGGTCCCCGAAGGCCACCCGATCCGGACGGACACCCGCTAA
- a CDS encoding class I SAM-dependent methyltransferase, with protein sequence MSTPHQPAPPPQPETSGFSRVLDRAFGHPSGPLGRLGGWVMARGNAATEHRVVDLAKIEPDETALVIGPGPGVGLDAAARLAGRTIGVDPSPEMLALCHDRCGDRAELREGSAARTGEPGESVDVVLTVNNVMLWDDRAAGFAELFRVLRPGGRLLLSAHEKWLPVSRHVLADEAAAAGFADLQTWTWEPPGFAALAAQLRAVKPA encoded by the coding sequence ATGAGCACTCCGCACCAGCCGGCACCCCCTCCCCAGCCGGAGACCAGCGGGTTTTCCCGCGTTCTCGACCGTGCGTTCGGTCACCCTTCCGGACCGCTCGGCCGCCTCGGCGGCTGGGTGATGGCGCGGGGCAACGCCGCGACCGAACACCGCGTCGTCGACCTCGCGAAGATCGAACCGGACGAAACCGCCTTGGTCATCGGCCCCGGCCCCGGCGTCGGCCTGGACGCCGCCGCGCGCCTGGCCGGCCGCACCATCGGCGTCGACCCCTCCCCCGAGATGCTCGCGCTGTGCCACGACCGCTGCGGCGACCGCGCCGAGCTGCGAGAGGGTTCGGCCGCGCGCACCGGCGAGCCCGGCGAGTCGGTGGACGTGGTCCTGACCGTGAACAACGTCATGCTCTGGGACGACCGCGCGGCGGGCTTCGCCGAGCTGTTCCGGGTCCTGCGCCCCGGCGGACGGCTGCTGCTGTCCGCGCACGAGAAGTGGCTGCCCGTGAGCAGGCACGTGCTGGCCGACGAGGCCGCGGCGGCGGGCTTCGCCGACCTGCAGACGTGGACCTGGGAGCCGCCCGGTTTCGCCGCGCTCGCCGCCCAGCTGCGCGCCGTCAAGCCTGCTTAG
- the lepA gene encoding translation elongation factor 4, which translates to MTTFADTTFTPPELIRNFCIIAHIDHGKSTLADRMLQLTGVVEERAMRAQYLDRMDIERERGITIKAQNVRLPWQVDGQDHVLHMIDTPGHVDFTYEVSRALEACEGAVLLVDAAQGIEAQTLANLYLALENNLQIIPVLNKIDLPSADPDKYAGELAHIIGCEPDDVLRVSAKTGMGVGALLDEVVKSVPAPQGDADAPARAMIFDSVYDTYRGVVTYIRVVDGKITPRERIKMMSTGATHELLEVGIISPEPKASKGLGVGEVGYLITGVKDVRQSKVGDTVTSERHGAKDALAGYREPKPMVYSGLYPVDGSDYPELREALDKLQLNDAALDYEPETSVALGFGFRCGFLGLLHLEITRDRLEREFGLDLISTAPNVVYDVVLDDGKEIHVTNPSDWPTGNKIDKVLEPVSKVSILAPSEFIGTIMELCQNKRGQLLGMDYLSEDRVELRYNLPLGEIIFDFFDTLKSRTRGYASLDYEEAGTQSADLVKVDILLQGEGVDAFSAIVHKDDAYNYGNRMVNRLRELIPRQNFEVPIQAAIGARIIARETIRAIRKDVLAKCYGGDISRKRKLLEKQKEGKKRMKTVGRVEVPQEAFVAALSTEDSGKNKK; encoded by the coding sequence GTGACGACGTTCGCCGACACCACCTTCACGCCGCCGGAGCTCATCCGGAACTTCTGCATCATCGCGCACATCGACCACGGCAAGTCCACCCTGGCCGACCGCATGCTGCAGCTCACCGGCGTCGTGGAAGAGCGGGCCATGCGCGCTCAGTACCTCGACCGGATGGACATCGAACGCGAGCGCGGGATCACGATCAAGGCGCAGAACGTCCGGCTGCCCTGGCAGGTCGACGGGCAGGACCACGTCCTGCACATGATCGACACGCCCGGCCACGTCGACTTCACCTACGAGGTCTCCCGGGCCCTGGAGGCGTGCGAAGGCGCCGTCCTGCTGGTCGACGCCGCGCAGGGGATCGAGGCCCAGACGCTGGCCAACCTCTACCTCGCGCTGGAGAACAACCTCCAGATCATCCCGGTGCTCAACAAGATCGACCTGCCCTCGGCCGACCCCGACAAGTACGCGGGTGAGCTGGCCCACATCATCGGCTGCGAGCCCGACGACGTCCTGCGGGTGTCGGCCAAGACCGGCATGGGCGTCGGCGCGCTGCTCGACGAGGTCGTGAAGTCGGTCCCGGCGCCGCAGGGCGACGCGGACGCGCCGGCGCGGGCGATGATCTTCGACTCGGTCTACGACACCTACCGCGGCGTCGTCACCTACATCCGGGTGGTCGACGGCAAGATCACCCCGCGCGAGCGCATCAAGATGATGTCCACCGGCGCCACCCACGAGCTCCTGGAAGTCGGCATCATCTCGCCGGAGCCCAAGGCCAGCAAGGGACTCGGCGTCGGCGAGGTCGGCTACCTGATCACCGGTGTGAAGGACGTCCGGCAGTCGAAGGTCGGCGACACCGTGACGTCCGAGCGCCACGGCGCCAAGGACGCGCTGGCGGGCTACCGCGAGCCGAAGCCGATGGTCTACTCCGGGCTTTACCCGGTGGACGGCTCGGACTACCCGGAGCTGCGCGAGGCGCTGGACAAGCTCCAGCTCAACGACGCCGCGCTCGACTACGAGCCGGAGACGTCGGTGGCGCTGGGCTTCGGCTTCCGCTGCGGGTTCCTCGGCCTGCTGCACCTGGAGATCACGCGCGACCGCCTCGAGCGCGAGTTCGGCCTCGACCTGATCTCGACGGCGCCCAACGTGGTCTACGACGTCGTACTGGACGACGGCAAGGAAATCCACGTCACCAACCCCTCGGACTGGCCGACCGGCAACAAGATCGACAAGGTGCTGGAGCCGGTCAGCAAGGTCAGCATCCTGGCGCCGTCGGAGTTCATCGGCACGATCATGGAGCTGTGCCAGAACAAGCGCGGTCAGCTGCTCGGCATGGACTACCTGTCCGAGGACCGGGTCGAGCTGCGCTACAACCTGCCGCTGGGCGAAATCATCTTCGACTTCTTCGACACGCTGAAGTCGCGGACGCGCGGCTACGCGTCGCTGGACTACGAAGAGGCCGGCACGCAGTCGGCGGACCTCGTCAAGGTGGACATCCTGCTGCAGGGCGAGGGTGTCGACGCTTTCTCCGCGATCGTGCACAAGGACGACGCCTACAACTACGGCAACCGCATGGTGAACCGGCTCCGCGAGCTGATTCCGCGGCAGAACTTCGAAGTGCCCATCCAGGCCGCCATCGGCGCGCGGATCATCGCGCGCGAAACGATCCGCGCGATCCGCAAAGACGTTCTCGCCAAGTGCTACGGCGGTGACATCTCGCGGAAGCGGAAGCTGCTGGAAAAGCAGAAGGAGGGCAAGAAGCGGATGAAGACCGTCGGCCGCGTCGAGGTCCCGCAGGAAGCCTTCGTCGCCGCACTGTCCACTGAGGACTCGGGCAAGAACAAGAAGTGA
- a CDS encoding Uma2 family endonuclease, giving the protein MTLMMDFQYPTGSGPMTVRDLEGMPDDGRRYELIDGALLVTPAPGLRHQKIAYRLYGVLEAVCPAEFDVLGAPFAVHHGDRIELQPDVLVGRAEDFTEKDLPAPPVLAVEVLSPSTAIYDLNLKKAVYERLGTGSYWVIDPADPALTVFELDEEGHYQQVDKAAGDEVLEVELPFRVRIVPRELLGRRG; this is encoded by the coding sequence ATGACTCTCATGATGGACTTCCAGTATCCGACCGGGTCGGGCCCCATGACGGTGCGCGACCTGGAGGGGATGCCGGATGACGGCCGAAGATACGAGCTCATCGACGGGGCGCTGCTCGTGACCCCGGCGCCCGGGCTGCGGCACCAGAAGATCGCCTACCGCCTCTACGGCGTGCTGGAAGCGGTGTGCCCGGCCGAGTTCGACGTGCTCGGCGCGCCGTTCGCGGTGCACCACGGCGACCGGATCGAACTGCAGCCGGACGTCCTGGTCGGCCGCGCGGAGGACTTCACCGAGAAGGACCTCCCGGCGCCGCCCGTGCTCGCCGTCGAAGTGCTGTCGCCGAGCACGGCGATCTACGACTTGAACCTCAAGAAGGCGGTCTACGAGCGGCTCGGCACGGGCAGCTACTGGGTGATCGACCCGGCCGACCCCGCGTTGACGGTGTTCGAGCTGGACGAGGAGGGGCACTACCAGCAGGTGGACAAGGCGGCGGGCGACGAGGTCCTGGAGGTCGAGCTGCCCTTCCGGGTGCGGATCGTGCCGCGGGAGCTGCTGGGCCGCCGCGGCTAG
- a CDS encoding pyridoxamine 5'-phosphate oxidase family protein yields MSADLEQVRTLSLQEHGLATVATTRADGTVHSSVVNAGVFDDPVTGTPGIAYVAVGKAHKLALLRRAGHATVTFRRGWNWLSVTGATHLVGPDDPDPAFDPAGLPRLLRDVFIAATGTHDDWDEYDRVMAEERRVAVFIRADRIIGNP; encoded by the coding sequence ATGAGCGCTGATCTGGAGCAGGTTCGGACGCTGTCGCTGCAGGAGCACGGCCTTGCCACCGTGGCCACCACGCGGGCCGATGGGACTGTGCACTCCTCCGTTGTCAACGCCGGGGTCTTCGATGATCCGGTGACCGGGACGCCCGGGATCGCTTATGTCGCTGTCGGGAAGGCGCACAAGCTCGCGCTGCTGCGGCGGGCCGGGCATGCCACCGTCACCTTTCGGCGGGGGTGGAACTGGCTCTCCGTCACCGGGGCCACCCACCTCGTCGGGCCGGATGATCCCGATCCCGCGTTCGATCCCGCCGGGCTGCCTCGGCTGCTGCGCGACGTCTTCATCGCCGCGACCGGGACGCATGACGACTGGGACGAGTACGACCGCGTGATGGCCGAAGAGCGGCGGGTCGCGGTGTTCATCCGGGCGGACCGGATAATCGGCAATCCCTGA
- a CDS encoding CHAP domain-containing protein, with product MRDKETGRGSALRRRLVVVLVAVTTALGFPAIAAAGTDDYPAQWRAAGQDSLLDSWGYYNRECTSFVAWRLHSRNGYEMPRAIGNAGAWGTWFAQRGYAVNNSPAAGAIAESAGHVAWVEAVNGDGTITVEEYNQNFQGAYGERTVSASAFHYIHAKDITASAGGGSVGTSEYQGRDSLAPDQRLYPNQYLTSTDGRHVLILQGDGNLVLYGPGYRALWSSATAGRSVHSLLMQGDGNLVLYGTGSQGALWASNTAGRGSSTLRLQDDGNTVLYAGNGASWSTGTASGSAGLVTASTDRLAADERLYPGQFLRSSDGRYRLALQSDGNLVLYSPGYRVLWASGTAGRSAHSLLMQADANLVLYGTGGQGALWSSNRTGAGTFAFTLQSDGNGVVYGAAGALWTTGTGGLI from the coding sequence ATGAGAGACAAGGAAACCGGCCGGGGCAGCGCACTCCGGCGTCGGCTCGTGGTGGTGCTCGTCGCCGTCACCACGGCACTGGGCTTTCCGGCCATCGCGGCCGCGGGGACGGACGACTACCCCGCTCAGTGGCGCGCCGCCGGACAGGATTCGCTGCTGGATTCCTGGGGCTACTACAACCGGGAATGCACGAGCTTCGTGGCGTGGCGCCTGCACTCGCGGAACGGCTACGAAATGCCACGGGCCATCGGGAACGCCGGTGCCTGGGGTACGTGGTTCGCGCAGCGGGGCTACGCGGTGAACAACTCCCCGGCGGCCGGTGCGATCGCCGAGTCGGCCGGTCACGTCGCCTGGGTGGAAGCGGTGAACGGTGACGGGACCATCACCGTCGAGGAGTACAACCAGAACTTCCAGGGCGCCTACGGCGAGCGGACGGTCTCGGCCTCCGCCTTCCACTACATCCACGCCAAGGACATCACCGCGTCGGCGGGTGGTGGCAGCGTCGGCACCAGCGAGTACCAGGGTCGCGACTCCCTCGCGCCCGATCAGCGGCTGTACCCGAACCAGTACCTCACCTCGACCGACGGCCGCCACGTCCTGATCCTGCAGGGGGACGGCAACCTGGTGTTGTACGGACCGGGTTACCGCGCCCTCTGGTCCAGCGCCACGGCGGGCCGGTCGGTGCACTCGCTGCTCATGCAGGGCGACGGAAACCTGGTGCTGTACGGCACCGGCAGCCAGGGTGCGCTGTGGGCGAGCAACACCGCCGGCCGGGGCAGCTCGACCCTGCGGCTCCAAGACGACGGCAACACCGTCCTCTACGCCGGGAACGGTGCGAGCTGGAGCACGGGAACCGCGAGCGGATCCGCGGGGCTGGTGACGGCGTCCACGGACCGGCTCGCGGCCGACGAGAGGCTGTACCCCGGGCAGTTCCTGCGTTCCTCCGACGGCCGCTACCGCCTCGCGCTGCAGAGCGACGGGAACCTGGTGCTCTACTCGCCGGGCTACCGCGTGTTGTGGGCCTCCGGGACGGCCGGGAGATCCGCGCATTCACTGCTGATGCAGGCCGACGCGAACCTCGTGCTGTACGGCACCGGCGGCCAAGGTGCGCTCTGGTCGTCCAACCGCACCGGGGCCGGCACTTTCGCGTTCACCTTGCAGAGCGACGGCAACGGCGTCGTGTACGGGGCCGCGGGTGCTCTCTGGACCACGGGAACGGGAGGGCTCATCTAG
- a CDS encoding family 20 glycosylhydrolase, producing the protein MKTSRTRRLGRALAVLALLGAGTTAAQLSPAAAATPALQSIVPVPVSVTAAAGVTFPLVSTTKIVTEAGSAPAKQVGDYLAGVLRPSTGFALPVSDAPASVPSDSIALLLSGAPATVGAQGYQLVSTASSVTVRAQTADGLFAGVQTLRQMLPGSVESASAQPGPWSVPGATVLDYPRFGYRGAMLDVARHFHPVSTVKRYLDQLAQYKINNLHLHLADDQGWRIQIDSWPKLATYGGSTQVGGGAGGYYTKAQYTEIVNYAASRHITVIPEIDMPGHVNAALASYAELNCNGVAPALRTDTAVGYSSLCISKDITYTFIADVLRELAALTPGPYLHIGGDEASSTSAADYLTFVNKVLPLVAATGKQVVGWHDIAKASLPASATPQFWGTTTSDAGVSAAASRGSKVILSPANKAYLDMKYNSSSPIGLSWAGYIEVQDAYGWNPGAYLSGVSESAVRGVESPLWTETVTKPADIDYLAFPRLAAHAELGWSPWSTHDWTTFRTRLGAQAPRWVAQGINFYRSSQVAWDTGGTTNPGTCADPAWAASQVYTGGNVVSHNGHKWTAKWWTQGEEPGTTGQWGVWTDNGTC; encoded by the coding sequence GTGAAGACGTCCAGAACGCGGCGCCTCGGCCGCGCACTCGCCGTGCTGGCACTGCTCGGTGCCGGCACGACCGCCGCCCAGCTCAGCCCGGCCGCGGCGGCCACGCCGGCGCTGCAGTCGATCGTGCCCGTGCCGGTCTCGGTGACCGCGGCCGCCGGGGTCACCTTCCCGCTGGTCTCGACGACGAAGATCGTCACCGAGGCGGGCTCCGCCCCGGCCAAGCAGGTGGGCGACTACCTGGCCGGCGTGCTGCGCCCCTCGACCGGCTTCGCGCTGCCGGTGTCCGACGCGCCGGCGTCCGTGCCGTCCGACAGCATCGCGCTGCTGCTGAGCGGCGCGCCCGCCACCGTCGGCGCGCAGGGCTACCAGCTCGTGTCGACGGCGTCCTCGGTCACGGTGCGCGCCCAGACGGCCGACGGGCTCTTCGCCGGCGTCCAGACGCTGCGGCAGATGCTGCCCGGCAGCGTCGAAAGCGCTTCGGCGCAACCCGGCCCGTGGAGCGTCCCGGGCGCGACGGTCCTGGACTACCCCCGGTTCGGCTACCGCGGCGCGATGCTCGACGTCGCCAGGCACTTCCACCCGGTGTCGACGGTCAAGCGCTACCTCGACCAGCTCGCCCAGTACAAGATCAACAACCTGCACCTGCACCTGGCCGACGACCAGGGCTGGCGCATCCAGATCGACAGCTGGCCGAAGCTGGCCACGTACGGCGGCAGCACCCAGGTCGGCGGCGGCGCGGGCGGCTACTACACGAAGGCGCAGTACACGGAGATCGTGAACTACGCGGCCTCCCGCCACATCACGGTCATCCCGGAGATCGACATGCCGGGCCACGTGAACGCGGCGCTGGCGTCGTACGCGGAACTGAACTGCAACGGGGTGGCGCCGGCGTTGCGCACGGACACGGCGGTCGGCTACAGCTCGCTGTGCATTTCGAAGGACATCACGTACACGTTCATCGCGGACGTCCTGCGCGAACTGGCGGCCCTGACCCCGGGCCCGTACCTCCACATCGGCGGCGACGAAGCTTCGTCGACCTCGGCGGCCGACTACCTGACGTTCGTGAACAAGGTCCTCCCCCTGGTCGCGGCGACGGGCAAGCAGGTGGTGGGCTGGCACGACATCGCGAAGGCGTCCCTGCCGGCCTCGGCCACCCCGCAGTTCTGGGGCACGACGACGTCGGACGCGGGCGTGTCGGCGGCGGCGTCGCGCGGCAGCAAGGTGATCCTGTCACCGGCGAACAAGGCGTACCTGGACATGAAGTACAACAGCTCGAGCCCCATCGGCCTGTCGTGGGCGGGCTACATCGAGGTCCAGGACGCGTACGGCTGGAACCCGGGCGCGTACCTCTCGGGCGTGTCGGAGTCCGCGGTCCGCGGCGTGGAGTCCCCCTTGTGGACGGAAACGGTGACCAAGCCGGCGGACATCGACTACCTGGCGTTCCCCCGCCTTGCCGCGCACGCGGAACTGGGGTGGTCCCCGTGGTCCACCCACGACTGGACGACGTTCCGCACCCGCCTCGGCGCCCAGGCCCCCCGCTGGGTGGCGCAGGGGATCAACTTCTACCGGTCTTCGCAGGTCGCGTGGGACACCGGCGGCACGACGAACCCGGGCACGTGCGCGGACCCGGCTTGGGCTGCTTCGCAGGTGTACACGGGCGGGAACGTGGTGTCCCACAACGGCCACAAGTGGACGGCGAAGTGGTGGACGCAGGGCGAGGAGCCGGGAACGACGGGCCAGTGGGGAGTGTGGACGGACAACGGCACCTGCTGA